A window from Marinagarivorans cellulosilyticus encodes these proteins:
- a CDS encoding ISL3 family transposase yields the protein MSLNISSKILSLPGQRVKQVQHDLALQRLTIHCKRDRRYRAIDPSSNEAANINRYLRRTIRDVPLCGFECYLEVELAQVVTTCGRRLMEACEFVDTGNRYTQRFCQLVSGLCRHMSISTVSRHLKLRWETVKNMDKFHLEKTLPALNPEKLIDLKYLGVDEVARAKGHDYMTVIYDMESGHLIGVETGRKAEVLTAFLKRLPAQTAENIEAVAMDMGPAYQKSVRECLPNADIVFDRFHVMQNYSKAMSNQRRIEFRKADRAGKEQLKGTHYLLLKNADKLNDKQANKLQTLLENNSNINTLYILKEQLQALWNAGNYDAMMNALEQWCDIAEQTNMLYLKKFAKSLRKHSVGICNYGKHGLTSARIEAGNVSIGMIRKRARGIKDTEYFKLKIRQSSMPDEQSMFYGSH from the coding sequence ATGAGCCTTAACATCTCCAGCAAAATTTTGAGCCTTCCTGGTCAGCGTGTCAAACAAGTTCAGCATGACTTGGCCCTGCAAAGATTGACTATACACTGCAAGCGAGACCGTCGTTATAGAGCGATTGACCCGTCAAGTAATGAGGCGGCCAACATCAACCGATACTTGCGCAGAACGATCCGTGATGTCCCTTTGTGTGGCTTCGAGTGCTATTTGGAAGTTGAGCTCGCTCAAGTTGTGACGACTTGCGGTAGGCGTCTAATGGAGGCTTGCGAATTTGTCGATACAGGCAATCGCTATACTCAAAGATTTTGCCAGTTGGTGAGCGGATTGTGTCGCCATATGAGTATCAGCACGGTCAGTCGGCACCTAAAGCTACGATGGGAAACGGTGAAAAATATGGATAAATTTCACCTAGAGAAAACGTTGCCTGCACTTAATCCTGAAAAATTAATTGACTTAAAATATCTTGGGGTCGATGAAGTCGCTAGAGCCAAAGGCCATGATTATATGACGGTGATTTATGACATGGAATCCGGTCATTTAATTGGCGTTGAGACAGGCCGTAAAGCCGAGGTGTTGACAGCGTTTCTAAAGCGCTTACCAGCACAAACCGCTGAAAACATAGAGGCGGTAGCCATGGATATGGGGCCAGCCTATCAAAAATCGGTACGCGAATGCTTGCCTAATGCTGACATTGTTTTCGATCGGTTTCATGTGATGCAAAACTACAGTAAAGCCATGAGCAATCAGCGTAGGATCGAGTTCAGAAAGGCGGATCGCGCAGGCAAAGAGCAGCTTAAAGGTACCCACTACCTGTTGTTAAAAAATGCCGACAAGTTAAATGATAAACAAGCCAATAAACTCCAGACATTGCTCGAAAATAATTCCAATATCAATACACTTTATATACTCAAAGAGCAGCTCCAAGCTTTGTGGAATGCAGGGAATTATGACGCCATGATGAATGCATTGGAGCAGTGGTGCGACATCGCGGAACAGACGAATATGCTCTATCTCAAGAAATTTGCAAAGTCACTAAGGAAGCATAGCGTAGGCATTTGTAACTACGGAAAACACGGGCTGACTAGCGCCAGAATTGAAGCCGGCAATGTCAGCATTGGCATGATTCGCAAGCGAGCAAGAGGCATCAAGGATACCGAGTACTTCAAGCTAAAAATAAGGCAATCATCGATGCCTGACGAGCAATCCATGTTCTATGGAAGCCACTAG
- a CDS encoding DUF1595 domain-containing protein, whose amino-acid sequence MSKIKLSPHTVGSVLAMTTVLSACAGSDGTSSQNSSSEAHSSHAVVSSSTGQASSISSVASSATNGSATNSSASSSSASSQAPIGDEANGKAILEGANCNTCHKDTGMVAQGQYGGLFPINVNSWSYPTSTRYTDKNYTGDSVTALAAFISQEMPTNAIGSCGLNDCAADVAAYLWSLRGNPTEPVIDPLACTSTDPVYYGQRGLKLLTSYEYHNTLQHLFNAPLPEDFSTTARASSDENIARLPNHKNIAIQEQRLDLYYKNAADLAAWALSTNGALPFQCADIGSPACAEDFINEFAFKAYRRPLNAQEKSDYTDMIVNGISARKGMEWAITAVLSSPDFLYRNGSSPL is encoded by the coding sequence ATGTCCAAAATAAAGCTTTCGCCACACACTGTAGGTTCGGTGTTGGCCATGACGACCGTTTTATCGGCCTGCGCTGGTTCTGATGGCACTTCTTCACAAAACTCATCGAGCGAAGCGCATTCAAGTCACGCAGTGGTATCTTCTAGTACTGGCCAAGCCAGCAGTATTTCGTCTGTTGCTAGTTCTGCAACAAATGGTTCTGCAACAAATAGCTCTGCATCAAGTAGTTCGGCGAGTAGCCAAGCGCCTATTGGCGATGAGGCAAATGGCAAAGCAATATTAGAGGGGGCTAACTGTAATACGTGCCACAAAGATACCGGTATGGTGGCACAAGGCCAATACGGTGGTTTGTTCCCGATTAATGTCAATAGTTGGAGCTACCCAACAAGCACGCGTTACACCGATAAAAATTATACCGGCGATAGCGTAACGGCACTGGCAGCCTTTATTAGCCAAGAAATGCCAACCAATGCGATTGGCTCGTGCGGTTTGAATGACTGTGCTGCTGATGTGGCTGCTTATTTGTGGAGTTTGCGTGGCAACCCTACCGAGCCAGTAATCGACCCACTAGCGTGTACCTCTACTGACCCTGTGTATTATGGTCAGCGCGGCCTTAAGTTGCTGACGTCTTATGAATACCACAATACCTTGCAGCACTTATTCAACGCGCCACTGCCAGAAGACTTCTCGACGACGGCAAGAGCCTCTTCCGATGAAAATATCGCGCGCTTGCCTAACCATAAAAACATTGCCATTCAAGAGCAGCGCCTAGATCTTTACTACAAAAATGCTGCCGACTTAGCGGCTTGGGCGTTAAGCACCAATGGCGCATTGCCATTTCAGTGTGCCGATATTGGCTCGCCGGCATGCGCCGAAGACTTTATCAATGAATTTGCCTTTAAAGCTTACCGCCGGCCGTTAAATGCGCAAGAAAAAAGCGATTACACCGATATGATCGTTAATGGCATAAGTGCGCGCAAGGGCATGGAGTGGGCAATAACAGCGGTTTTAAGCTCGCCTGACTTTTTATACCGCAACGGCTCTTCTCCGCTTTAG
- a CDS encoding ion transporter — translation MQAKLKLFIENALLQKIIITLIIINAVLLGLETSDAIMAKAGTPILLLDKAILVVFVVEIVCRMIVYRLGFWKDPWSLFDFAVVAIALVPASGAFSVLRALRVLRVLRLLTLVPSMRRVVGALLGAVPGLISIAFVLLIIYYVFAVIATNLFADQYPEWFGNIGLSLYTLFQIMTLESWSMGIARPVMENFPYAWAFFIPFILVATFTMLNLFIAIIVNAMQTFSEQENKEAIEAVHELDTDLHGELKMLRQEVYALRQLLTKGHL, via the coding sequence TTGCAAGCCAAGCTAAAGTTATTTATCGAAAACGCCTTACTGCAAAAAATCATTATCACGTTGATTATTATCAACGCTGTGCTGTTGGGGTTAGAAACATCTGATGCCATTATGGCTAAAGCAGGCACACCAATACTATTGCTGGATAAAGCCATATTGGTGGTGTTTGTTGTAGAGATCGTTTGTCGAATGATTGTGTACCGCTTGGGCTTTTGGAAAGACCCTTGGAGCCTATTTGATTTTGCCGTAGTGGCAATTGCGTTGGTGCCTGCCAGTGGTGCGTTTTCGGTATTGCGTGCGTTGCGGGTATTGCGGGTGTTGCGTTTGCTTACGCTGGTGCCGTCTATGCGAAGGGTAGTAGGGGCTTTACTTGGGGCTGTGCCGGGTCTTATCTCCATCGCCTTTGTTTTATTGATTATTTATTATGTGTTTGCGGTTATAGCCACTAATTTATTTGCCGATCAATACCCCGAATGGTTCGGCAATATCGGTCTTTCGCTTTACACCCTGTTTCAAATAATGACGCTCGAAAGTTGGTCCATGGGCATTGCGCGCCCAGTAATGGAAAACTTCCCTTATGCGTGGGCATTTTTTATTCCGTTTATTCTGGTTGCGACCTTCACCATGCTGAATCTATTTATTGCGATTATTGTGAACGCCATGCAAACCTTTAGTGAGCAAGAAAATAAGGAAGCTATTGAAGCGGTGCATGAACTAGACACAGACTTGCACGGTGAATTGAAAATGCTACGGCAAGAGGTGTATGCCTTAAGGCAGTTGTTAACGAAAGGGCATCTCTAA
- a CDS encoding DUF805 domain-containing protein gives MEEHYIKSSESNLDASGTEYEKFSYIHFYFSFRGRIGRLEFIVGMLTLGMLIVTLLFTILVLALSESQAVLFLSAFYFPLMWISLALQAKRWHDRNRSAWWILINFIPLVGIWAFIETCLLAGTQGSNKYGNIQR, from the coding sequence ATGGAAGAACATTACATTAAAAGCTCGGAATCCAATTTGGATGCTTCTGGCACGGAATACGAAAAATTTAGTTATATACATTTTTATTTTTCCTTTCGCGGGCGCATCGGGCGTTTAGAGTTTATTGTTGGGATGTTAACGCTGGGAATGCTCATTGTTACTTTGCTTTTCACTATATTAGTATTAGCTTTAAGTGAAAGTCAGGCGGTTCTCTTTCTGTCTGCGTTTTATTTTCCTTTGATGTGGATTTCGTTAGCGTTACAAGCGAAGCGTTGGCATGATAGGAATCGATCGGCTTGGTGGATATTGATCAACTTTATCCCGCTTGTCGGAATTTGGGCATTCATTGAGACGTGCTTGCTTGCAGGAACTCAAGGTTCGAATAAATACGGTAATATCCAACGTTGA
- the ilvC gene encoding ketol-acid reductoisomerase has translation MANYFNTLSMAEKLDQLGRCRFMDRSEFADGCNALKGKKVVIVGCGAQGLNQGLNMRDSGLDVSYALRGAAITEKRQSFLNASENGFTVGTYEDLIPQADLVCNLTPDKQHTAVVNAIMPLMKQGATLAYSHGFNIVEEGMQVREDLTVIMCAPKCPGSEVREEYKRGFGVPTLIAVHPENDPQEHGFEWAKAYASATGGDRAGVLESSFIAEVKSDLMGEQTILCGMLQTGAILGYEKMIADGVDAGYASKLVQYGWETITEALKYGGVSGMMDRLSNPAKLEAYKLAEELAGTLRPLFRKHMDDIITGEFSRTMMEDWANDDANLLKWRAETAETAFEKSTAQDAPIDEQEYFDNNILFVAMVKAGVELAFESMVEVGIVEESAYYESLHETPLIANTIARKKLYEMNVVISDTAEYGCYLFAHAAVPLLRDWVNDLNPAYIGKGLPAGSNSVDNATLVAVNQELRDHPVEWVGQELRGYMKDMKAIVDSNEI, from the coding sequence ATGGCTAATTATTTCAATACTCTGTCTATGGCAGAAAAGCTCGACCAATTGGGTCGTTGTCGTTTTATGGACCGCAGCGAGTTTGCTGACGGCTGTAATGCACTTAAGGGCAAAAAAGTGGTTATCGTGGGCTGTGGCGCCCAAGGCCTAAACCAAGGCTTGAATATGCGCGATTCTGGCTTAGACGTATCGTACGCTCTGCGCGGCGCGGCCATTACTGAGAAACGTCAGTCTTTCTTGAATGCCTCTGAAAACGGCTTTACTGTTGGCACCTACGAAGATCTTATCCCGCAAGCTGATTTAGTGTGTAACCTAACGCCAGACAAGCAGCATACTGCTGTTGTTAACGCGATTATGCCCTTAATGAAGCAAGGCGCTACTTTGGCTTACTCGCACGGCTTCAACATTGTTGAAGAAGGCATGCAAGTACGTGAAGACTTAACCGTAATTATGTGTGCACCTAAGTGCCCAGGTTCTGAAGTGCGCGAAGAGTACAAGCGCGGCTTTGGTGTACCAACCCTTATCGCTGTTCACCCAGAAAACGACCCACAAGAGCACGGCTTCGAGTGGGCTAAAGCTTATGCTTCTGCTACTGGCGGCGATCGCGCGGGTGTGCTTGAGTCTTCTTTTATTGCCGAAGTTAAATCAGACCTTATGGGTGAGCAAACCATCCTTTGTGGCATGCTGCAAACCGGCGCCATCCTCGGTTACGAAAAAATGATCGCCGACGGCGTTGATGCGGGTTATGCCTCTAAGCTTGTGCAATACGGCTGGGAAACCATTACCGAAGCGCTTAAGTACGGTGGCGTTTCTGGCATGATGGATCGCCTATCTAACCCTGCCAAACTCGAAGCTTACAAATTAGCTGAAGAGCTTGCTGGCACTTTGCGTCCTTTATTCCGCAAGCATATGGACGACATCATCACCGGTGAATTCTCGCGCACCATGATGGAAGACTGGGCCAACGACGATGCCAACTTGTTAAAGTGGCGCGCCGAAACGGCTGAAACAGCCTTCGAAAAATCAACCGCACAAGATGCACCTATCGACGAGCAAGAATACTTCGATAACAATATTTTGTTTGTTGCCATGGTTAAAGCTGGCGTAGAGTTAGCGTTCGAATCTATGGTTGAAGTAGGTATTGTTGAAGAGTCGGCTTATTACGAGTCTTTACACGAAACTCCATTAATTGCTAACACCATTGCGCGCAAAAAATTGTACGAAATGAATGTAGTGATTTCGGATACTGCTGAATACGGTTGTTACTTGTTCGCACACGCCGCGGTACCTTTGTTGCGCGATTGGGTTAACGACTTAAACCCTGCTTATATCGGTAAAGGCTTGCCTGCTGGTTCTAATTCAGTAGACAACGCCACTTTGGTTGCCGTAAACCAAGAGCTACGTGACCACCCAGTAGAGTGGGTTGGCCAAGAGCTTCGCGGTTACATGAAAGACATGAAAGCAATTGTGGACTCTAACGAAATTTAA